From the Dermochelys coriacea isolate rDerCor1 chromosome 26, rDerCor1.pri.v4, whole genome shotgun sequence genome, one window contains:
- the LOC119848738 gene encoding tumor necrosis factor receptor superfamily member 10A-like isoform X5 — protein MMLSRVKNILVSVYSLPCLHGAKSASVSLAQDPKGPELIPIALSRSTEDSEFYKHEDHLCRKCPAGFHVEEHCVTSNSSGKCSRCKEGAEFTEYPNALSKCLTCRVCRKDEVQLSQCNSSKNTQCTCKNGTFCSPDHPCEICQRCRLRCPEGEVQVSSCMPQSDIQCAHPTGPPPAADGIAAWTAVGIAAPLLIFTILLAVLLWCFYSRNSSSGGGPRKKSASFKFSLTKAHILSPLRNCARGRLGTQDNMRNEQLDQESQHGLLAVSDGKEAVRKDSQCETTALSAAASAPKQERNPASQMASRRRKLVPGRGKDPIETLRCSFDTFTQEVPFKDWRRFGRALLLSENEIEIAERSDKYSQEPHYQMLCTWLNKAGIGASVNHLLETLDKIDLRGVADIICSKLIGLYEEEELN, from the exons CATGGAGCCAAGTCAGCAAGTGTCTCGCTGGCCCAGGATCCAAAGGGGCCCGAGTTGATCCCCATAGCTTTGAGTCGCAGCACGGAGGACTCCGAGTTCTACAAACACGAAGATCATCTTTGCAGAAAGTGCCCTGCAG GTTTCCATGTTGAAGAGCACTGTGTTACCTCGAACAGTAGCGGGAAGTGCTCTCGGTGTAAAGAAGGAGCTGAATTCACAGAGTACCCCAATGCGCTTTCCAAGTGCCTGACTTGTCGTGTCTGCAGAAAAG ATGAGGTGCAGCTGAGTCAGTGCAACAGCAGCAAGAACACACAGTGTACTTGCAAGAATGGTACCTTCTGCTCTCCAGACCATCCCTGTGAAATATGCCAGAGGTGCAGACTCAG GTGTCCTGAAGGAGAAGTGCAGGTCAGTTCCTGCATGCCGCAAAGTGACATCCAGTGTGCGCATCCCACAGGCCCTCCTCCTGCGGCAG ATGGCAttgcagcctggacagcagttgGGATTGCAGCACCACTCCTCATATTCACCATCTTGCTTGCAGTCTTGCTGTGGTGCTTTTACAGTCGCAACTCATCTTCGGGAG GTGGTCCTAGAAAGAAATCGGCCAGCTTCAAG ttttccttaACGAAGGCTCATATCCTGTCACCCCTGAGGAACTGCGCTCGAGGGAGGCTGGGAACTCAGGACAACATGCGGAATGAGCAGTTAGATCAGGAATCCCAGCATGGGTTGCTGGCTGTGTCAGACGGCAAAGAAGCAGTAAGGAAGGATAGCCAATGTGAGACTACGGCTCtgtctgcagcagccagtgccccCAAGCAGGAG AGAAACCCAGCATCTCAAATGGCGAGCAGGAGAAGGAAACTGGTTCCAGGGAGAGGAAAGGACCCAATAGAGA CTTTGCGGTGCTCCTTCGACACCTTCACTCAAGAAGTGCCCTTCAAGGACTGGAGACGGTTTGGGAGAGCCCTCCTCCTCTCGGAAAACGAGATTGAGATTGCAGAGAGGAGTGACAAGTACTCACAGGAGCCGCATTACCAGATGTTATGCACCTGGCTGAACAAAGCAGGCATAGGGGCCTCTGTCAACCACCTATTGGAGACACTAGACAAGATTGATCTCAGGGGCGTCGCAGACATTATCTGCTCCAAGCTTATTGGCCTTTATGAGGAAGAAGAATTAAACTAA
- the RHOBTB2 gene encoding LOW QUALITY PROTEIN: rho-related BTB domain-containing protein 2 (The sequence of the model RefSeq protein was modified relative to this genomic sequence to represent the inferred CDS: inserted 1 base in 1 codon) — MDSDMDYERPNVETIKCVVVGDNAVGKTRLICARACNATLTQYQLLATHVPTVWAIDQYRVCQEVLERSRDVVDDVSVSLRLWDTFGDHHKDRRFAYGRSDVVVLCFSIANPNSLHHVKTMWYPEIKHFCPRAPVILVGCQLDLRYADLEAVNRARRPLARPIKPNEILPPEKGREVAKELGIPYYETSVVAQFGIKDVFDNAIRAALISRRHLQFWKSHLRNVQRPLLQAPFLPPKPPPPXILVPDPPSNNEERPAHLLEDPLCADVILVLQERIKIYAHKIYLSTSSSKFYDLFLMDLSEEDQQGVAGGSSGATAATERMLHQEERHHGRDFLLRAASFDICESTEEFSSSQRPPCLRASTSDGILRGNSYEKGQRGLRRGRILSSWSRAFVSIQEEMADDPLTYKSRLMVVVKMDPSIQPGPFRAVLKYLYTGELDENERDLMHIAHIAELLEVFDLRMMVANILNNEAFMNQEITKAFHVRRTNRVKECLAKGTFSDVTFILDDGAISAHKPLLISSCDWMAAMFGGPFVESSTQEVVFPYTSKSCMRAVLEYLYTSQFSSSPDLDDMKLIILANRLCLPHLVALTEQYMVAGLMEASQMLVDIDGDVLVFLELAQFHCAYQLADWCLHHICTNYNNVCRKFPRDMKAMSAENQEYFEKHRWPPVWYLKEEDHYQRAKKEREKEDYLHQKRQPKRRWLFWNTSSPPSSSAATASSSSSAVV, encoded by the exons ATGGATTCTGACATGGATTATGAGAGGCCAAACGTAGAAACTATCAAGTGTGTCGTGGTTGGGGACAACGCAGTGGGCAAGACCCGTCTCATTTGTGCCCGCGCCTGCAATGCCACGCTGACCCAGTACCAGCTTCTCGCCACCCACGTGCCCACGGTCTGGGCCATTGACCAGTATCGTGTTTGCCAGGAG GTGCTGGAGCGCTCCCGAGATGTGGTGGATGATGTTAGTGTGTCCTTGCGACTCTGGGATACCTTTGGGGATCACCACAAAGATAGACGCTTCGCTTACGGAAG GTCTGATGTCGTGGTTTTATGCTTCTCCATTGCTAACCCGAACTCCCTGCACCATGTTAAGACCATGTGGTACCCAGAGATCAAGCACTTCTGCCCCCGAGCACCTGTCATCCTCGTGGGCTGCCAGCTTGACCTTCGCTATGCTGACTTGGAAGCAGTCAATCGAGCCAGACGACCCTTGGCCAG GCCAATCAAACCCAATGAGATTCTGCCAccagagaaggggagggaggtggcCAAGGAGCTGGGCATCCCCTATTACGAGACCAGCGTGGTAGCCCAATTCGGCATCAAGGACGTCTTTGACAACGCCATCCGGGCCGCCCTCATCTCCCGCCGGCACCTGCAGTTCTGGAAGTCCCACCTCCGCAACGTCCAGAGGCCGCTGCTCCAGGCCCCTTTCCTGCCTCCCAAGCCACCCCCCC TCATCCTGGTCCCAGACCCCCCTTCCAACAATGAGGAGCGCCCGGCCCACCTGCTGGAGGACCCACTGTGTGCAGATGTCATCCTAGTCCTGCAAGAGAGGATCAAAATTTACGCCCACAAGATCTacctctccacctcctcctctaaGTTCTACGACCTGTTTCTGATGGACCTGAGTGAGGAGGACCAGCAGGGTGTGGCTGGGGGCAGTTCTGGGGCCACGGCTGCCACCGAGCGGATGCTGCACCAGGAGGAGAGGCACCACGGGCGCGACTTCCTCCTCCGAGCCGCCAGCTTCGACATCTGCGAAAGCACTGAGGAGTTCAGCTCCAGCCAGCGTCCACCGTGCCTTAGAGCCTCCACCAGCGATGGGATCCTGCGAGGCAACAGCTACGAGAAAGGGCAGCGCGGGCTGAGGCGGGGAAGGATCCTATCCTCCTGGAGCCGTGCCTTCGTCAGCATCCAGGAGGAGATGGCCGACGACCCCCTGACCTACAAGTCCCGGCTCATGGTGGTGGTGAAGATGGATCCTTCCATCCAGCCGGGGCCCTTCCGGGCGGTGCTCAAGTACTTGTACACGGGGGAGCTGGACGAGAACGAGCGGGACCTCATGCACATTGCCCACATCGCTGAGCTGCTGGAGGTCTTCGACCTCAGGATGATGGTGGCCAACATCCTGAACAACGAGGCATTCATGAACCAGGAGATCACCAAAGCCTTTCATGTCAGGAGGACCAACCGCGTGAAGGAATGCCTGGCCAAGGGGACTTTCTCTG ATGTCACCTTCATCCTGGACGACGGGGCTATCAGTGCCCACAAGCCCTTGCTCATCTCCAGCTGCGACTGGATGGCTGCTATGTTTGGGGGTCCGTTTGTGGAGAGCTCTACCCAAGAG GTGGTGTTCCCTTACACCAGTAAGAGCTGCATGCGGGCTGTTCTCGAGTACCTGTACACCAGCCAGTTCAGCTCCAGCCCGGACCTCGACGACATGAAACTCATCATCCTGGCCAATCGGCTGTGTCTGCCGCACCTGGTGGCTCTCACAG AGCAGTACATGGTGGCGGGCCTGATGGAGGCATCGCAGATGTTGGTGGATATCGATGGGGACGTCCTCGTGTTCCTGGAATTGGCACAG TTTCACTGCGCGTACCAGCTTGCAGACTGGTGCCTTCATCACATCTGCACCAACTACAACAACGTCTGTCGGAAGTTCCCCCGGGATATGAAGGCCATGTCAGCAG AGAACCAAGAGTACTTTGAGAAGCACCGCTGGCCGCCGGTCTGGTACCTGAAGGAAGAGGATCACTACCAGCGGGCCAAGAAGGAGCGCGAGAAGGAAGACTACCTCCACCAGAAACGGCAGCCCAAGAGGAGGTGGCTTTTCTGGAacacctcctctcccccttcctcatcagcagccacagcctcctcctcctcctcagctgtGGTTTGA
- the LOC119848738 gene encoding tumor necrosis factor receptor superfamily member 10D-like isoform X6, producing MSPGLPSTSASLLLLLYLLAHGAKSASVSLAQDPKGPELIPIALSRSTEDSEFYKHEDHLCRKCPAGFHVEEHCVTSNSSGKCSRCKEGAEFTEYPNALSKCLTCRVCRKDEVQLSQCNSSKNTQCTCKNGTFCSPDHPCEICQRCRLRCPEGEVQVSSCMPQSDIQCAHPTGPPPAADGIAAWTAVGIAAPLLIFTILLAVLLWCFYSRNSSSGGGPRKKSASFKVRFSLTKAHILSPLRNCARGRLGTQDNMRNEQLDQESQHGLLAVSDGKEAVRKDSQCETTALSAAASAPKQEVFQRNPASQMASRRRKLVPGRGKDPIENVPKRELLCIADFTAWVHLKGFAASPLCKWSSAPWG from the exons CATGGAGCCAAGTCAGCAAGTGTCTCGCTGGCCCAGGATCCAAAGGGGCCCGAGTTGATCCCCATAGCTTTGAGTCGCAGCACGGAGGACTCCGAGTTCTACAAACACGAAGATCATCTTTGCAGAAAGTGCCCTGCAG GTTTCCATGTTGAAGAGCACTGTGTTACCTCGAACAGTAGCGGGAAGTGCTCTCGGTGTAAAGAAGGAGCTGAATTCACAGAGTACCCCAATGCGCTTTCCAAGTGCCTGACTTGTCGTGTCTGCAGAAAAG ATGAGGTGCAGCTGAGTCAGTGCAACAGCAGCAAGAACACACAGTGTACTTGCAAGAATGGTACCTTCTGCTCTCCAGACCATCCCTGTGAAATATGCCAGAGGTGCAGACTCAG GTGTCCTGAAGGAGAAGTGCAGGTCAGTTCCTGCATGCCGCAAAGTGACATCCAGTGTGCGCATCCCACAGGCCCTCCTCCTGCGGCAG ATGGCAttgcagcctggacagcagttgGGATTGCAGCACCACTCCTCATATTCACCATCTTGCTTGCAGTCTTGCTGTGGTGCTTTTACAGTCGCAACTCATCTTCGGGAG GTGGTCCTAGAAAGAAATCGGCCAGCTTCAAGGTGAGG ttttccttaACGAAGGCTCATATCCTGTCACCCCTGAGGAACTGCGCTCGAGGGAGGCTGGGAACTCAGGACAACATGCGGAATGAGCAGTTAGATCAGGAATCCCAGCATGGGTTGCTGGCTGTGTCAGACGGCAAAGAAGCAGTAAGGAAGGATAGCCAATGTGAGACTACGGCTCtgtctgcagcagccagtgccccCAAGCAGGAG GTGTTTCAGAGAAACCCAGCATCTCAAATGGCGAGCAGGAGAAGGAAACTGGTTCCAGGGAGAGGAAAGGACCCAATAGAGA ACGTGCCCAAAAGAGAATTGCTCTGTATTGCCGATTTCACAGCATGGGTCCATCTGAAAGGATTTGCTGCCTCGCCCCTCTGCAAGTGGTCGTCTGCTCCCTG GGGCTGA
- the LOC119848738 gene encoding tumor necrosis factor receptor superfamily member 10A-like isoform X2: MSPGLPSTSASLLLLLYLLAHGAKSASVSLAQDPKGPELIPIALSRSTEDSEFYKHEDHLCRKCPAGFHVEEHCVTSNSSGKCSRCKEGAEFTEYPNALSKCLTCRVCRKDEVQLSQCNSSKNTQCTCKNGTFCSPDHPCEICQRCRLRCPEGEVQVSSCMPQSDIQCAHPTGPPPAADGIAAWTAVGIAAPLLIFTILLAVLLWCFYSRNSSSGGGPRKKSASFKFSLTKAHILSPLRNCARGRLGTQDNMRNEQLDQESQHGLLAVSDGKEAVRKDSQCETTALSAAASAPKQEVFQRNPASQMASRRRKLVPGRGKDPIETLRCSFDTFTQEVPFKDWRRFGRALLLSENEIEIAERSDKYSQEPHYQMLCTWLNKAGIGASVNHLLETLDKIDLRGVADIICSKLIGLYEEEELN; this comes from the exons CATGGAGCCAAGTCAGCAAGTGTCTCGCTGGCCCAGGATCCAAAGGGGCCCGAGTTGATCCCCATAGCTTTGAGTCGCAGCACGGAGGACTCCGAGTTCTACAAACACGAAGATCATCTTTGCAGAAAGTGCCCTGCAG GTTTCCATGTTGAAGAGCACTGTGTTACCTCGAACAGTAGCGGGAAGTGCTCTCGGTGTAAAGAAGGAGCTGAATTCACAGAGTACCCCAATGCGCTTTCCAAGTGCCTGACTTGTCGTGTCTGCAGAAAAG ATGAGGTGCAGCTGAGTCAGTGCAACAGCAGCAAGAACACACAGTGTACTTGCAAGAATGGTACCTTCTGCTCTCCAGACCATCCCTGTGAAATATGCCAGAGGTGCAGACTCAG GTGTCCTGAAGGAGAAGTGCAGGTCAGTTCCTGCATGCCGCAAAGTGACATCCAGTGTGCGCATCCCACAGGCCCTCCTCCTGCGGCAG ATGGCAttgcagcctggacagcagttgGGATTGCAGCACCACTCCTCATATTCACCATCTTGCTTGCAGTCTTGCTGTGGTGCTTTTACAGTCGCAACTCATCTTCGGGAG GTGGTCCTAGAAAGAAATCGGCCAGCTTCAAG ttttccttaACGAAGGCTCATATCCTGTCACCCCTGAGGAACTGCGCTCGAGGGAGGCTGGGAACTCAGGACAACATGCGGAATGAGCAGTTAGATCAGGAATCCCAGCATGGGTTGCTGGCTGTGTCAGACGGCAAAGAAGCAGTAAGGAAGGATAGCCAATGTGAGACTACGGCTCtgtctgcagcagccagtgccccCAAGCAGGAG GTGTTTCAGAGAAACCCAGCATCTCAAATGGCGAGCAGGAGAAGGAAACTGGTTCCAGGGAGAGGAAAGGACCCAATAGAGA CTTTGCGGTGCTCCTTCGACACCTTCACTCAAGAAGTGCCCTTCAAGGACTGGAGACGGTTTGGGAGAGCCCTCCTCCTCTCGGAAAACGAGATTGAGATTGCAGAGAGGAGTGACAAGTACTCACAGGAGCCGCATTACCAGATGTTATGCACCTGGCTGAACAAAGCAGGCATAGGGGCCTCTGTCAACCACCTATTGGAGACACTAGACAAGATTGATCTCAGGGGCGTCGCAGACATTATCTGCTCCAAGCTTATTGGCCTTTATGAGGAAGAAGAATTAAACTAA
- the LOC119848738 gene encoding tumor necrosis factor receptor superfamily member 10A-like isoform X1 codes for MMLSRVKNILVSVYSLPCLHGAKSASVSLAQDPKGPELIPIALSRSTEDSEFYKHEDHLCRKCPAGFHVEEHCVTSNSSGKCSRCKEGAEFTEYPNALSKCLTCRVCRKDEVQLSQCNSSKNTQCTCKNGTFCSPDHPCEICQRCRLRCPEGEVQVSSCMPQSDIQCAHPTGPPPAADGIAAWTAVGIAAPLLIFTILLAVLLWCFYSRNSSSGGGPRKKSASFKVRFSLTKAHILSPLRNCARGRLGTQDNMRNEQLDQESQHGLLAVSDGKEAVRKDSQCETTALSAAASAPKQEVFQRNPASQMASRRRKLVPGRGKDPIETLRCSFDTFTQEVPFKDWRRFGRALLLSENEIEIAERSDKYSQEPHYQMLCTWLNKAGIGASVNHLLETLDKIDLRGVADIICSKLIGLYEEEELN; via the exons CATGGAGCCAAGTCAGCAAGTGTCTCGCTGGCCCAGGATCCAAAGGGGCCCGAGTTGATCCCCATAGCTTTGAGTCGCAGCACGGAGGACTCCGAGTTCTACAAACACGAAGATCATCTTTGCAGAAAGTGCCCTGCAG GTTTCCATGTTGAAGAGCACTGTGTTACCTCGAACAGTAGCGGGAAGTGCTCTCGGTGTAAAGAAGGAGCTGAATTCACAGAGTACCCCAATGCGCTTTCCAAGTGCCTGACTTGTCGTGTCTGCAGAAAAG ATGAGGTGCAGCTGAGTCAGTGCAACAGCAGCAAGAACACACAGTGTACTTGCAAGAATGGTACCTTCTGCTCTCCAGACCATCCCTGTGAAATATGCCAGAGGTGCAGACTCAG GTGTCCTGAAGGAGAAGTGCAGGTCAGTTCCTGCATGCCGCAAAGTGACATCCAGTGTGCGCATCCCACAGGCCCTCCTCCTGCGGCAG ATGGCAttgcagcctggacagcagttgGGATTGCAGCACCACTCCTCATATTCACCATCTTGCTTGCAGTCTTGCTGTGGTGCTTTTACAGTCGCAACTCATCTTCGGGAG GTGGTCCTAGAAAGAAATCGGCCAGCTTCAAGGTGAGG ttttccttaACGAAGGCTCATATCCTGTCACCCCTGAGGAACTGCGCTCGAGGGAGGCTGGGAACTCAGGACAACATGCGGAATGAGCAGTTAGATCAGGAATCCCAGCATGGGTTGCTGGCTGTGTCAGACGGCAAAGAAGCAGTAAGGAAGGATAGCCAATGTGAGACTACGGCTCtgtctgcagcagccagtgccccCAAGCAGGAG GTGTTTCAGAGAAACCCAGCATCTCAAATGGCGAGCAGGAGAAGGAAACTGGTTCCAGGGAGAGGAAAGGACCCAATAGAGA CTTTGCGGTGCTCCTTCGACACCTTCACTCAAGAAGTGCCCTTCAAGGACTGGAGACGGTTTGGGAGAGCCCTCCTCCTCTCGGAAAACGAGATTGAGATTGCAGAGAGGAGTGACAAGTACTCACAGGAGCCGCATTACCAGATGTTATGCACCTGGCTGAACAAAGCAGGCATAGGGGCCTCTGTCAACCACCTATTGGAGACACTAGACAAGATTGATCTCAGGGGCGTCGCAGACATTATCTGCTCCAAGCTTATTGGCCTTTATGAGGAAGAAGAATTAAACTAA
- the LOC119848738 gene encoding tumor necrosis factor receptor superfamily member 10A-like isoform X4 — MSPGLPSTSASLLLLLYLLAHGAKSASVSLAQDPKGPELIPIALSRSTEDSEFYKHEDHLCRKCPAGFHVEEHCVTSNSSGKCSRCKEGAEFTEYPNALSKCLTCRVCRKDEVQLSQCNSSKNTQCTCKNGTFCSPDHPCEICQRCRLRCPEGEVQVSSCMPQSDIQCAHPTGPPPAADGIAAWTAVGIAAPLLIFTILLAVLLWCFYSRNSSSGGGPRKKSASFKFSLTKAHILSPLRNCARGRLGTQDNMRNEQLDQESQHGLLAVSDGKEAVRKDSQCETTALSAAASAPKQERNPASQMASRRRKLVPGRGKDPIETLRCSFDTFTQEVPFKDWRRFGRALLLSENEIEIAERSDKYSQEPHYQMLCTWLNKAGIGASVNHLLETLDKIDLRGVADIICSKLIGLYEEEELN; from the exons CATGGAGCCAAGTCAGCAAGTGTCTCGCTGGCCCAGGATCCAAAGGGGCCCGAGTTGATCCCCATAGCTTTGAGTCGCAGCACGGAGGACTCCGAGTTCTACAAACACGAAGATCATCTTTGCAGAAAGTGCCCTGCAG GTTTCCATGTTGAAGAGCACTGTGTTACCTCGAACAGTAGCGGGAAGTGCTCTCGGTGTAAAGAAGGAGCTGAATTCACAGAGTACCCCAATGCGCTTTCCAAGTGCCTGACTTGTCGTGTCTGCAGAAAAG ATGAGGTGCAGCTGAGTCAGTGCAACAGCAGCAAGAACACACAGTGTACTTGCAAGAATGGTACCTTCTGCTCTCCAGACCATCCCTGTGAAATATGCCAGAGGTGCAGACTCAG GTGTCCTGAAGGAGAAGTGCAGGTCAGTTCCTGCATGCCGCAAAGTGACATCCAGTGTGCGCATCCCACAGGCCCTCCTCCTGCGGCAG ATGGCAttgcagcctggacagcagttgGGATTGCAGCACCACTCCTCATATTCACCATCTTGCTTGCAGTCTTGCTGTGGTGCTTTTACAGTCGCAACTCATCTTCGGGAG GTGGTCCTAGAAAGAAATCGGCCAGCTTCAAG ttttccttaACGAAGGCTCATATCCTGTCACCCCTGAGGAACTGCGCTCGAGGGAGGCTGGGAACTCAGGACAACATGCGGAATGAGCAGTTAGATCAGGAATCCCAGCATGGGTTGCTGGCTGTGTCAGACGGCAAAGAAGCAGTAAGGAAGGATAGCCAATGTGAGACTACGGCTCtgtctgcagcagccagtgccccCAAGCAGGAG AGAAACCCAGCATCTCAAATGGCGAGCAGGAGAAGGAAACTGGTTCCAGGGAGAGGAAAGGACCCAATAGAGA CTTTGCGGTGCTCCTTCGACACCTTCACTCAAGAAGTGCCCTTCAAGGACTGGAGACGGTTTGGGAGAGCCCTCCTCCTCTCGGAAAACGAGATTGAGATTGCAGAGAGGAGTGACAAGTACTCACAGGAGCCGCATTACCAGATGTTATGCACCTGGCTGAACAAAGCAGGCATAGGGGCCTCTGTCAACCACCTATTGGAGACACTAGACAAGATTGATCTCAGGGGCGTCGCAGACATTATCTGCTCCAAGCTTATTGGCCTTTATGAGGAAGAAGAATTAAACTAA
- the LOC119848738 gene encoding tumor necrosis factor receptor superfamily member 10A-like isoform X3 — protein MSPGLPSTSASLLLLLYLLAHGAKSASVSLAQDPKGPELIPIALSRSTEDSEFYKHEDHLCRKCPAGFHVEEHCVTSNSSGKCSRCKEGAEFTEYPNALSKCLTCRVCRKDEVQLSQCNSSKNTQCTCKNGTFCSPDHPCEICQRCRLRCPEGEVQVSSCMPQSDIQCAHPTGPPPAADGIAAWTAVGIAAPLLIFTILLAVLLWCFYSRNSSSGGGPRKKSASFKVRFSLTKAHILSPLRNCARGRLGTQDNMRNEQLDQESQHGLLAVSDGKEAVRKDSQCETTALSAAASAPKQERNPASQMASRRRKLVPGRGKDPIETLRCSFDTFTQEVPFKDWRRFGRALLLSENEIEIAERSDKYSQEPHYQMLCTWLNKAGIGASVNHLLETLDKIDLRGVADIICSKLIGLYEEEELN, from the exons CATGGAGCCAAGTCAGCAAGTGTCTCGCTGGCCCAGGATCCAAAGGGGCCCGAGTTGATCCCCATAGCTTTGAGTCGCAGCACGGAGGACTCCGAGTTCTACAAACACGAAGATCATCTTTGCAGAAAGTGCCCTGCAG GTTTCCATGTTGAAGAGCACTGTGTTACCTCGAACAGTAGCGGGAAGTGCTCTCGGTGTAAAGAAGGAGCTGAATTCACAGAGTACCCCAATGCGCTTTCCAAGTGCCTGACTTGTCGTGTCTGCAGAAAAG ATGAGGTGCAGCTGAGTCAGTGCAACAGCAGCAAGAACACACAGTGTACTTGCAAGAATGGTACCTTCTGCTCTCCAGACCATCCCTGTGAAATATGCCAGAGGTGCAGACTCAG GTGTCCTGAAGGAGAAGTGCAGGTCAGTTCCTGCATGCCGCAAAGTGACATCCAGTGTGCGCATCCCACAGGCCCTCCTCCTGCGGCAG ATGGCAttgcagcctggacagcagttgGGATTGCAGCACCACTCCTCATATTCACCATCTTGCTTGCAGTCTTGCTGTGGTGCTTTTACAGTCGCAACTCATCTTCGGGAG GTGGTCCTAGAAAGAAATCGGCCAGCTTCAAGGTGAGG ttttccttaACGAAGGCTCATATCCTGTCACCCCTGAGGAACTGCGCTCGAGGGAGGCTGGGAACTCAGGACAACATGCGGAATGAGCAGTTAGATCAGGAATCCCAGCATGGGTTGCTGGCTGTGTCAGACGGCAAAGAAGCAGTAAGGAAGGATAGCCAATGTGAGACTACGGCTCtgtctgcagcagccagtgccccCAAGCAGGAG AGAAACCCAGCATCTCAAATGGCGAGCAGGAGAAGGAAACTGGTTCCAGGGAGAGGAAAGGACCCAATAGAGA CTTTGCGGTGCTCCTTCGACACCTTCACTCAAGAAGTGCCCTTCAAGGACTGGAGACGGTTTGGGAGAGCCCTCCTCCTCTCGGAAAACGAGATTGAGATTGCAGAGAGGAGTGACAAGTACTCACAGGAGCCGCATTACCAGATGTTATGCACCTGGCTGAACAAAGCAGGCATAGGGGCCTCTGTCAACCACCTATTGGAGACACTAGACAAGATTGATCTCAGGGGCGTCGCAGACATTATCTGCTCCAAGCTTATTGGCCTTTATGAGGAAGAAGAATTAAACTAA
- the LOC119848738 gene encoding tumor necrosis factor receptor superfamily member 10D-like isoform X7, translated as MSPGLPSTSASLLLLLYLLAHGAKSASVSLAQDPKGPELIPIALSRSTEDSEFYKHEDHLCRKCPAGFHVEEHCVTSNSSGKCSRCKEGAEFTEYPNALSKCLTCRVCRKDEVQLSQCNSSKNTQCTCKNGTFCSPDHPCEICQRCRLRCPEGEVQVSSCMPQSDIQCAHPTGPPPAADGIAAWTAVGIAAPLLIFTILLAVLLWCFYSRNSSSGGGPRKKSASFKVRFSLTKAHILSPLRNCARGRLGTQDNMRNEQLDQESQHGLLAVSDGKEAVRKDSQCETTALSAAASAPKQERNPASQMASRRRKLVPGRGKDPIENVPKRELLCIADFTAWVHLKGFAASPLCKWSSAPWG; from the exons CATGGAGCCAAGTCAGCAAGTGTCTCGCTGGCCCAGGATCCAAAGGGGCCCGAGTTGATCCCCATAGCTTTGAGTCGCAGCACGGAGGACTCCGAGTTCTACAAACACGAAGATCATCTTTGCAGAAAGTGCCCTGCAG GTTTCCATGTTGAAGAGCACTGTGTTACCTCGAACAGTAGCGGGAAGTGCTCTCGGTGTAAAGAAGGAGCTGAATTCACAGAGTACCCCAATGCGCTTTCCAAGTGCCTGACTTGTCGTGTCTGCAGAAAAG ATGAGGTGCAGCTGAGTCAGTGCAACAGCAGCAAGAACACACAGTGTACTTGCAAGAATGGTACCTTCTGCTCTCCAGACCATCCCTGTGAAATATGCCAGAGGTGCAGACTCAG GTGTCCTGAAGGAGAAGTGCAGGTCAGTTCCTGCATGCCGCAAAGTGACATCCAGTGTGCGCATCCCACAGGCCCTCCTCCTGCGGCAG ATGGCAttgcagcctggacagcagttgGGATTGCAGCACCACTCCTCATATTCACCATCTTGCTTGCAGTCTTGCTGTGGTGCTTTTACAGTCGCAACTCATCTTCGGGAG GTGGTCCTAGAAAGAAATCGGCCAGCTTCAAGGTGAGG ttttccttaACGAAGGCTCATATCCTGTCACCCCTGAGGAACTGCGCTCGAGGGAGGCTGGGAACTCAGGACAACATGCGGAATGAGCAGTTAGATCAGGAATCCCAGCATGGGTTGCTGGCTGTGTCAGACGGCAAAGAAGCAGTAAGGAAGGATAGCCAATGTGAGACTACGGCTCtgtctgcagcagccagtgccccCAAGCAGGAG AGAAACCCAGCATCTCAAATGGCGAGCAGGAGAAGGAAACTGGTTCCAGGGAGAGGAAAGGACCCAATAGAGA ACGTGCCCAAAAGAGAATTGCTCTGTATTGCCGATTTCACAGCATGGGTCCATCTGAAAGGATTTGCTGCCTCGCCCCTCTGCAAGTGGTCGTCTGCTCCCTG GGGCTGA